AGTCCCTTCCGCCCCCAACTGCCGCTGATAATACTCGAAAAGGGCCGCCATCTCTTTCTCGGTTCGCCCCGGTTTCAACTCGGCCAGCAACCGGTTCCAGGCTTCCTCCGTAATCTGCAGCGCTTTCCGGATCGCCGCAATCTCCGCCGCCGACTTTTTCCGCCGCAACTGGTTGACAAAACCCTCCGTGGGTGTTAAGACACCACATTCCAATTTCTCATTGAGCGCCCGGTAATTCTTTTCGACCAGATGTTCACTTTCAAACCCCCAGCGGGAACGGCCACCCGAACAAAGCCTCGCAATCTCGGCCGCCACCGTCCCCCAGACCTGCGGATCGTGCTCTTTGACTTGAAAGCCGAAGTCTTTCACTTCTTCCTTCGCCTGGTCCAGATAGCGAAAATCCGTCAGCAGGATTGCTTCATCCTTGTTAATGACCAAAACGCCGGAAGAACCGGTAAAACCACACAAATACCGCCGGTTTGCCGGTGCCGTAACGACAAAGCCGTCAAAATTCCCTTCAGACAGTAATTGGCGAAACTTGGTCAGCCTTTCCATGACAACCCCCTCTTTCCGTCCTTTTTCCTTATCATAAAACCGGCTTGCGCCGGTTTTTTCTCTGTAAGTTTTTGCCGGTTTTTTATACTCAGCGGACTTTTACCGGTTTTGGTGCTCAGTAAGTCATGCGCACCCCGATGGTATAGACGCCGGACT
The sequence above is a segment of the Capillibacterium thermochitinicola genome. Coding sequences within it:
- a CDS encoding M24 family metallopeptidase, whose protein sequence is MERLTKFRQLLSEGNFDGFVVTAPANRRYLCGFTGSSGVLVINKDEAILLTDFRYLDQAKEEVKDFGFQVKEHDPQVWGTVAAEIARLCSGGRSRWGFESEHLVEKNYRALNEKLECGVLTPTEGFVNQLRRKKSAAEIAAIRKALQITEEAWNRLLAELKPGRTEKEMAALFEYYQRQLGAEGTSFPTIVASGPRSALPHGAPTDKKIEAGELLVLDGGARYAGYCSDFTRTVVVGAAPTERQQELYEIVRRAQETALNGMRAGMTGKEVDALAREVIKAAGYGDRFGHGLGHSLGLEIHENPRLSVTDETVLEPGMVFTVEPGIYLNGWGGIRIEDVVVVTDDGIENLTTSPKTLTV